CTTCCTTCCCACAACGTCTccagtgaaatgaaaaagtgTGGACCAGCTATTGATGTGGCATTTGTGGTTGGGGTTTTTAAGATTTGGTAGTTGTGGACCGTGAGAAAATAAGACGATACAACACCGTGCGAGCATTACTGCGCTAGGAATATGTGACCAGTTTTATGCAGGGCGAGGCAGTTCCTTGTGCGAAAGCAaaaagcgaaagagcaatattTTACGATGTCGAACTTTTCGAATCTTTCACACAAGAAAGAGGCGATATAGGAAATCATAAATGTAAGGTGAGAGGTCGCAGGTCATAAACAGTGAAGGAATTGGGGTGGTGACGCGAATATTAAGCAACACAGTACCGTCTCGCTTGCGTGAGACACCCAAACAGTAACCAAGCACAAGTGTTGAATTGATGCCAAACAAATAGTGTAAAGGGCTGCCCAACcgaggggaggggggaagaATGCAAAACTGACCTACACCCGTTTGTGAGCGAATCTGTACTtttgaattgaaaatgaatgacTTTCCACACACCGCATCAGCAATGAATAATGATGGTAACTTACACACTTCATACCCGTCCCGCCGGTCCCGCCGGATAGTCACTGATgtaaaacgacaaaaaaaacaacaacttttatttctattttaggATTACTTGCTCAGCTTCTCTTTGCGCCGTTGGCCGCATGTAAACGATTCACCTCCAGCCAAACTCCAGCCTATCACGAGACAGCAGCGCCGTCTGACACGGCCACATATTCGGTTGTTCCTTCAGCGAGGAGCCTACTGCGATAGGGAAAATGCTGCATGCGATTGTACAGTGTGGCACGCATCAATTGCTGCGATTGGTGGCTCTGATTGTAAGCGCATCGCTTGTGGATTTGTTGGCAGCCTCACCGACGACCGTGTATGATAGTTACAGTGACAACCAGGCGCTTCTGGTGCGCACAGGGATAGACGAACCTTCCGGACGCgatcaaaattcaatttcctttccgcGTAACCCACTTGCTGCCTCTTCGTCCGGCTTCGGTGCACACGGTCCGGATACTGCGGAAGCACTTCCCGTCCAGCATCAGCTtcttggcggtggtggtgtaacGCGCGTCCCGTGGTACGGATTAACCGAACTTTCCGACATACTGCTGCTCGGTGTACTGGTAACGGTCGCGGTAATCGGTACATTACTGTTCGTTGTGCTAGTGTTGGGTTTGCGGGCGAAGCTGCACATTTTCCGGGAACAGCGCGCCGACCGACACGATATACCACGGTCCGCCGACTatgtgcagcagctgcaggtGCGTGAGTGTAGCGGGATCAAGTGTGCTGGAGGCGGAAGTAAGCTAAAGTTGCTTAAAACACCACCCACCCCACCATCGCCGCCGATCGTACTGCTAGAGGCAAGTGCATTAGTAAAACCGGTTCCGACGACGTGTGTAGCTGTGAACGGTGCTGACGGTAGCGGTGGTCGACGTCGTGCCGAGCAGCATTTAAACCTATCCGATAAGCGGCACCGTTCGCCGAAAGCGAATAAACGGCTGCCAGCCGTAAGTGTGCCGTTGCCAGTGGCAACGGTAAACATGAGTACGTCGATCGGGGCAACCACGATTGACACTGCCAGCGCTACCAGTGAACGTGAGCCCGAACACCTTACGATTGACGATAAGGAAAACTGTGTGCAGCGTGTATCTTCCGAGCAGGTCGAGGAACAACAGTCGGCCGGACAGCGTAACGTGCTGAAAAGACAATCGGTTGCAGACCAGTCCGTATTTGGTACAAGCGGTACACCCGGAACGCCCGGGAACGGATCACCGAACACCTACATCCAACTGTTAACACCATCCTCGGCTTCATCGCTTTCTACGTCCGCTGCAACCACCGACAATAATGCGACCCCAACCAAAGGTCCCTCTGAGTGCGGTGGTGGAAGCGTTAGCGGAGGACCACTGTCCGCAGCGGAATCAATGGCCGCGGCACGGTTTGGGTTTTCGCCCCGCTCGATACACTCGTTTACCGTGCAGACGGCCACGTACTTTCGCTTTCCGGACGTGGACGATTTTACACCGACACCGCGCACGCTGCCGAAGCGACACGGTGGTAAGGAGACCTGCTCTACACCGCCGGCCGTTGATGCACGCaccgaggaggaggaagaaagcGAACAAGTGAGACGGATGGAGACGCGTGATGCGCCCAAGGTGTCTGTTTTGGCACCGTCACCTGGCTCGATGCCATTACCACCTGCTCCACCGGTAAAAACGGTGGAACCTCCCACAATTGATCGTGCGGAGGAGATCGCGCCGGCCGTACCAAAGGAACCCGCAATCGAACCGCGCACCGCTCGTATCTGTGCACCGATGGCTAACCGGCGCGTAAGGCTCAAATCAATTTCGCTCGATTCCGAAGGCGCTCGGCTGGTGGAAGAAAATCTTAGCTCGACCATACCCGTGCAAGAGCTGGTCGGGATGGCAGCGCATCGGTCCGGAGGGTTCGATAGCGTCatcgatgatgacgacgatgacgaggaTAATgaagacgacgatgacgactaTGTGCGTAAACACAGCGATAACGATAAAGTGAACGCATCCGCACACCATGAGACTGAGGACGAGGATGAACACGTTATCGCAAAGCGGTGTGCGGAACGGGCCAAACGTGTACGGAACATTTTAAACCTTCGACTGAACATCCCGCCCATGCCGGGCTCCGGCATTGGTACGGTGCAATCACAGGcaagaccaccaccacctgccGCCTCACAATCGACCGGTTCAGTAGCAAAGCCGATCGTTAAAACGGTTACCGTCACCGGATCTGTTTCAAATCCGACAATGAGCACacatcagcaccaccatcaGACCCAACACCATCATCTGGAAGACAGCAATGAGCAGTTTTACTTCGAGTACTTTGACTACGGTGACGATGAGGACGAAACGGACGACGAGTACGACGAGGTGCTGTACGGGGTGGAACATGAggacaataacaacaacaacaacagttgtGGCAACAGTACCCATATGGTTGCGTTACCACCAGTCCCCAAAACACCGACCCTATCGCAGTCTAAgcaaaaggcaagttcgctCGATTCGGACAAACTGAAGGTATCGATCCAGTACGGTGCCGGCGGTGGTGGGTCTAGCAGTGCTTTCGGTTCCGTCAGCTGTGGTGGCGGCATGAGTCACATCATGAGTATCGCCCAACCGACAACTGGACAGGGTATGTCCATGCTTAGCTACTTTCAATCGCAcacccagcagcaacagcaacagcagcagcaacaacaacatcagcagcaatatggacaatttcaattccatcagcaacagcaacagcagcaagttTACACGACCCAGCAAACAACCGGGCAGCTGCAGCAACCCCGACGGGTGTCTTCCGTTTCCGTGCCAACTACCCCGAAACGATATCAGTATCGGACGGCGGTCAATCATCATTACtatcaccatcagcagcaacattaCGCGAGTGGACAATCAAAACTGAAACCCTCCTACCATCCGGGACCGACAAGTTCCTCCTCCTCATCGACCGCGCTGGGTAGCGATGGTGGGCCAGCGAATGGCAACCGGAAGGATAAGAAATCCCCTCTCGGGTTGAAAGCTATTGCCGGATGTGACGGTGCAGCTACGCCCCAGTCTCAATCACCTTCCGACAAGGAAAAACCGGACGACGGATCAAAAACATCCATGCCGACCAGTGGCCGGTCAAGCATACTGCAGCGCCGTGGCTCCAACCACAGTCTCACCCTTAACCTGGACGTGTACAATCGTGGGGGAAGTGTCGATCTGACCTCGTCTAGCTGCAGTTTGTACCGGGGTTCTTATAAGAACCTTCACCAGGTTCAATCACACTCGCAGCTGTATCAGCCACACCCGGTGGAACCACCGGTACGGGTGCAATGCCATCAAGCCTcaccacagcaacaacagcagccaaCGCCGACCGGGACAACGTCCAGCACAACGGTTCATAACAGCACCGGTGATGCTGGCGGAAGTACCACCGGcaacacgaacaacaacaataactcGAATACCAGCAAAAAGAATCTCCTTCAGCGGCGTGGCTCCAACACGAGCCTTACGCTGAATCTCCGGTCCGGTGTTGGGACAGGTACGGGCGGCGGTGGTGGGGGAGGAGGAGGCGGCGGTGGAATCGGTTCCAACTTTGGGTTAAATCGGTTCAGCAGTCACAATTCGCTCAACATCGGTACGATTAATGCGGGCACGCTTGGCGGtggacatcatcatcagcaacaccagcagcagttaCCGTCCTCGTCGATGGTACGGCTAGCCGGATCGCGCAAGAGTCTGCTCGAGCGGCGCAATTCGAACGCCAGCCTGACGCTGATCAACGTTAACCAACGCACACTGTCCGTTTCGAACTGTAATCTGCGCGGTTCGATCTGTAGCCTGAACAGTCTGCtaaccacacacacccagaacGAACCGGCGCCGTCCGGTATGATGCTGGAAGAGGACGAACTGGACGGTAATGGCGATAAtgaccatcatcaccaccaccatcatcatcaccatcacaatcaccatcatcagcatcatggTCATCATGGGCAGCATGGGCATTCCGGGCACCATGGTACACATCATCGAGTAGGCGGCGAGTTGCGACGATTCGGTAGTAGTGTCGATGCCACCTTTTCTGGTACCGATGGTACAGCTGCACAGTCAGAGCTGTTGGGTACGAACGACGCTCGGGATGGGAATAGTGGTAGATCGTGTGCGTACGGGCGACTTACGGTAAGTTCCGGACATACCTCGATGGATCAGCATCATCCCGGTGGTGCAGTTCATCACGAGAACGCACGTGGAAGCAGTCGACAACGGAAGTTTCGTAGCTCGGATAGTTTGCACAACATCAATGCCCGTGAACAGGGTTTGCAGGGGTGTGAGATGATGAGTGGTAGACAACATCAGCACGGTCACGGAGCGATGGAGCGAACCCACCTGGAAGGCGATGGGAAGTTAATGTCCGTCAGTACCTACCAACAGCGCAGTTGCCAATCGTCTTTCGATGAGCGCCATCATTATGGTAAGAACGTTTTCACGATCCCCACAGCACAGGCTAGAGAGTTAAccttatttttcacatttttccccAGGATCGTCGGAAAACTTTAAGGAGCATCAGAACAAACTTTCTATCCACCGCGGACTCTTCCAGAAGGATCCGTCCACCGTAACGTCCACCTCGTCGGCCAACAATCTGTCTGCGCTCGGTACCGGTTCGCTGTACAACTGCTGtggcgtttgttgttgcggctgttgttgctgctgtaccGGCACACTAGATGGCGGTAGTTGTTGCGATGGCAACGGGCTTGCACTGAAGGCGGGTAACTTAAGCATCAGCAATTCGAACGTACGCAACATCTCGACCAAACCCCTCAGCCCGCAAACGACCAGTGAAGATTTTAAGATCTATCTGGCCAACATACAGTTCCTGCAGAATGCATCGAACGTACTGACGATAGCGTACCTACGAAAGTTGCACAATTTCTTCAGCAAAACGTATCGCAAAATGGTTGCTTCTGCTGCGCAGGAAGCCTTCCGACAGCAGCGGACACACTCGAAAGAGGGCAACGAAGCAAATGGGAAGGAACGATCGAAGGTGGATGGGGCCGTGCAGGATGCGACGTCCAGTACGAAAATGATGTTACTGCACAGCGACAGTTTGCATCATCCACCGGTTTGTGACGATGAGTCGTACGACGAGGAGCACAAAAAGATGGTGCTAAAGATACACCAGGAGTTTTGGGATTTGCCCACCAACTATCAGGAGAAACCGTTGGTGTTTGGATCGCAGGCAAAGAATCGCTACAAAACTATCCTGCCGAACGAACATTCGCGCGTTATTCTCGAACCGGAAAGAGCACCGATCGCTGGCGGTGAACCATATATCAATGCGAATTACATTAAGGTTAGAAATGGTTTTACaatttgaaatcgatcttttcGTTCCTTATGcgttgctttccattttagGGTCCTGATTATGCGAACAATAGCTACATTGCTACCCAGGGACCGCTGCCAAACACAATCTACGAGTTTTGGCTGATGGTGTACCAGAATGTCGCACGTACAGCAACGGCCGCCGGAACATCGCTTCAAGCGGTCGGGTTGGAGCAGAAAATAGTGATGCTAACAAACTTTGTCGAAAATGGTCGCCAGAAGTGTGCGATCTATTTCCCACAAACCGAATCCGATTGGCTCGCGTTTGGCAATACGGCCGATGTGGATGTGAGTGAAGTTTTGCGAGAAAAGGATAGTCTTTCGGCAAGAATCTCTCAGCACGAGGATCAAGCAGCGATCGTAACGGTGCAAGTGCGATGCGAAAGTTGTTTCTTTCTCGTACAGAATGTATGTGTAGAACAGCGTAACGGTTACACCGTACGTACACTGAACGTAATCTATGGTTCGAAAATTACCGACGTGCCGGAACCTATCGGCGATAGCACAAACACAGATGACCATGGATCATTGTTTGAGCTAGTGGCGTTCCGAGCACATCACTACTGGTTTCCCGACTGGCCCGATCATCGTTCACCGAACGATATAAACGTGCTGCTGGACTTGAGTCTCGATGTGCTCGGTACGAACGTGCTGGATACACCCAGGCCCGAAAGCAATAACTCACTGAAAGGCAATCAACCCGGTACGCCGGGTCTGGAGGAGATGGTTGGTGCCGCACAGCTGGCTGCCTTGTGCTCCTCTACACCGACCGTGCTACCGATCATTCACTGTTCGGCCGGTATCGGTCGGACGGGATGTTTGATCGCGATACTGAACGGACTGCGACAGCTACGACTGTCCGTAATGGCGCACCAACGTAAACAGCAACAGCTAAAGCAATCGACACAACTTGTCCCAACTTCGTCGATCGTATGTGGCGAAGAGAAAAAGGCTACTGACGACGGCCACAAAACATCGGCGGATGAGCTGCAGGACGAGCTGGAACAATCGTTACCCTTGCCACCTGTGCCGGACGGATCTGAGGGGCGAAGAAAATCCGCCACCAGCATGGCGCTGACGACAGCTGGTGGCAATGGCACATTCCGGGGTCAACGGGACGGTGGTAGTGTGTTGCGCGAATCCGGACAAGTGGATATACTAGGTATCGTGTGCAATCTGCGCCTACAGCGTGGTGGCATGGTGCAAAATTCCGAACAGTACGAACTAATCCATCGGGCGCTCTGTTTGTATCTGGAGAAGCTAACCCAGGAAGGTCACATATAGGGGCATAATCGTGCGATAAAATAATCTATTTGAATCTTTGTCTATAAAGCgacatttttgttgtgtttgctgtgACACTAGGAAATGATCATaggcgcacaaaaaaaaacagtgctaCAAAAGGAATCGaatcgtgtatgtgtgcaagATACCAAAGAAGAATATAGTCGGCAAGAGACTCAAACGCaggaaacaaaagcagcacaaaaacaaaacaacaagaaatacAATCAAACTAATGTTCAGGCATGCAAAAACTCAAAACGATACACGCCCAGTGGGTTGAAGTAAACGGTAGATCTGAGTAAGTTTAGCGAACGTAGGCAGTAACAACAAACGGACAAAAGATGATAAACACTTAGTTATAATCGTAACCGGGACTCTTGACGGTCGCGACAAATTGGAATGGGCAGACGAGACATTTAATGACTATTGCGTGTGTGGATGTTGCGTGCATGTGGTACGAATGGTTAAAGGAATTATGAATTCAATGTATGTTTGTCCTTACTACTATGTATGCAGAAGGTATTCTAATGTGGGATTGAATTAGtcagaggcaaaaaaaaacacaaagcaaactcACGCAGATGCGGTAACTTAACATTATTAcatattgcaaaacaaaacaaatgggaaAATCAAAGGTAAAACATTATAGATAATAGATGCATTATAGAGGGATGGGTATTTGGGGGGTTTTGGTGCAACAATTTTACAAACACACTGAACACGGACATTTGcaccca
This Anopheles marshallii chromosome 3, idAnoMarsDA_429_01, whole genome shotgun sequence DNA region includes the following protein-coding sequences:
- the LOC128716255 gene encoding uncharacterized protein LOC128716255, translating into MLHAIVQCGTHQLLRLVALIVSASLVDLLAASPTTVYDSYSDNQALLVRTGIDEPSGRDQNSISFPRNPLAASSSGFGAHGPDTAEALPVQHQLLGGGGVTRVPWYGLTELSDILLLGVLVTVAVIGTLLFVVLVLGLRAKLHIFREQRADRHDIPRSADYVQQLQVRECSGIKCAGGGSKLKLLKTPPTPPSPPIVLLEASALVKPVPTTCVAVNGADGSGGRRRAEQHLNLSDKRHRSPKANKRLPAVSVPLPVATVNMSTSIGATTIDTASATSEREPEHLTIDDKENCVQRVSSEQVEEQQSAGQRNVLKRQSVADQSVFGTSGTPGTPGNGSPNTYIQLLTPSSASSLSTSAATTDNNATPTKGPSECGGGSVSGGPLSAAESMAAARFGFSPRSIHSFTVQTATYFRFPDVDDFTPTPRTLPKRHGGKETCSTPPAVDARTEEEEESEQVRRMETRDAPKVSVLAPSPGSMPLPPAPPVKTVEPPTIDRAEEIAPAVPKEPAIEPRTARICAPMANRRVRLKSISLDSEGARLVEENLSSTIPVQELVGMAAHRSGGFDSVIDDDDDDEDNEDDDDDYVRKHSDNDKVNASAHHETEDEDEHVIAKRCAERAKRVRNILNLRLNIPPMPGSGIGTVQSQARPPPPAASQSTGSVAKPIVKTVTVTGSVSNPTMSTHQHHHQTQHHHLEDSNEQFYFEYFDYGDDEDETDDEYDEVLYGVEHEDNNNNNNSCGNSTHMVALPPVPKTPTLSQSKQKASSLDSDKLKVSIQYGAGGGGSSSAFGSVSCGGGMSHIMSIAQPTTGQGMSMLSYFQSHTQQQQQQQQQQQHQQQYGQFQFHQQQQQQQVYTTQQTTGQLQQPRRVSSVSVPTTPKRYQYRTAVNHHYYHHQQQHYASGQSKLKPSYHPGPTSSSSSSTALGSDGGPANGNRKDKKSPLGLKAIAGCDGAATPQSQSPSDKEKPDDGSKTSMPTSGRSSILQRRGSNHSLTLNLDVYNRGGSVDLTSSSCSLYRGSYKNLHQVQSHSQLYQPHPVEPPVRVQCHQASPQQQQQPTPTGTTSSTTVHNSTGDAGGSTTGNTNNNNNSNTSKKNLLQRRGSNTSLTLNLRSGVGTGTGGGGGGGGGGGGIGSNFGLNRFSSHNSLNIGTINAGTLGGGHHHQQHQQQLPSSSMVRLAGSRKSLLERRNSNASLTLINVNQRTLSVSNCNLRGSICSLNSLLTTHTQNEPAPSGMMLEEDELDGNGDNDHHHHHHHHHHHNHHHQHHGHHGQHGHSGHHGTHHRVGGELRRFGSSVDATFSGTDGTAAQSELLGTNDARDGNSGRSCAYGRLTVSSGHTSMDQHHPGGAVHHENARGSSRQRKFRSSDSLHNINAREQGLQGCEMMSGRQHQHGHGAMERTHLEGDGKLMSVSTYQQRSCQSSFDERHHYGSSENFKEHQNKLSIHRGLFQKDPSTVTSTSSANNLSALGTGSLYNCCGVCCCGCCCCCTGTLDGGSCCDGNGLALKAGNLSISNSNVRNISTKPLSPQTTSEDFKIYLANIQFLQNASNVLTIAYLRKLHNFFSKTYRKMVASAAQEAFRQQRTHSKEGNEANGKERSKVDGAVQDATSSTKMMLLHSDSLHHPPVCDDESYDEEHKKMVLKIHQEFWDLPTNYQEKPLVFGSQAKNRYKTILPNEHSRVILEPERAPIAGGEPYINANYIKGPDYANNSYIATQGPLPNTIYEFWLMVYQNVARTATAAGTSLQAVGLEQKIVMLTNFVENGRQKCAIYFPQTESDWLAFGNTADVDVSEVLREKDSLSARISQHEDQAAIVTVQVRCESCFFLVQNVCVEQRNGYTVRTLNVIYGSKITDVPEPIGDSTNTDDHGSLFELVAFRAHHYWFPDWPDHRSPNDINVLLDLSLDVLGTNVLDTPRPESNNSLKGNQPGTPGLEEMVGAAQLAALCSSTPTVLPIIHCSAGIGRTGCLIAILNGLRQLRLSVMAHQRKQQQLKQSTQLVPTSSIVCGEEKKATDDGHKTSADELQDELEQSLPLPPVPDGSEGRRKSATSMALTTAGGNGTFRGQRDGGSVLRESGQVDILGIVCNLRLQRGGMVQNSEQYELIHRALCLYLEKLTQEGHI